The stretch of DNA CCCAGTCACCGGACAATGGTAATGCGCCTGACCGGAGCCCTGCTGATCGGTGTTTCCGTATTGATATCAGTGACATGAACCTCTACTGATGAGCTCATCCTTGCCAGGGACTGTTTTGAACTATCGCTGTCATGCTAAGGCAGCCGGCAGGGTATAAGTGATGCAACCTTAACGTTCCTGTTTACCACTCCGGTACGGACGGGGTATCAGATCGGTATTGCTGTTTATTTCATATTCGTTATGAAATCACCTGGTGTCGTCGAGATACATCCAAGTGATGTCAGGTGTACAGGGGTGGACACCGGGACCCGTTATGGGTTCCTTCCATTGAGCTGTTGGCGCAGTTGATTCAGAAGTTGAGTCACGAGTCTGGAGTGCCGTTTGTCACCGGCCCGCAGTCGAACACGCTGACTTTTTAGCTGCGCATCGGGAGTCCGGACGGCGACATGAACAAAAATCGCACCGGTCGCTTCCCTTTGAATCTTTCCGATTGCACAGCTCCAGTGGCTGTGGGTGAATCGGGCTGCGGCCGAGGCCAGTTGCTCAGCAGCCTCGGCGTCTGAGGTTTGTTCCACCGGCTGATCGCGGGACTCATCCAGCAGAACTCTCAGTTTGTCTTCAGTGGGTGCAACAAAGGCCCCCAACAATACGTTCTCAGCGTTTGAAGCTGAACTCACCTGAGAGATCAGTCCTCCGCCGGTGCCGACTTCCGCGATAGTGAGTGTCTGGCGGCGTGACTCGAGCAGCTTCACAACGTGGTCTTCCAGGGACGAGCCGTCTGTTGCATAGATGTAATCACCCAGATGACGGATAATCTTCTGCTTTAACTGTCGGAGCTGATCACGGTGTCGGGGTGTGTCTTCCGGAAGTGAAAATGTAAAGTCGACCCGGCCGTTTCTGAACTGCGAAGAAGGAACCGTATTCGGCGGAAGCGGCACCTGGTCGTTCAAAGTTTGCTGGATGGTGGACTGCCCGATACCGACGAATCGCAGTGTCAGCGAACAGCCGGCCGGTCGTAAATCGAATCGCTGACCGAGGTACTTCAGAAGTTCGTTACGTACCATTGGCTGCAGTTCACGCGGCGGGCCGGGGAGTGCCACAATCAGTGAGTCTGCGGACTCAAATACAAGCCCGACTGCGGTTCCTTTTGCGTTGTTGAGATACGTGCCGGAAGTTGGTACCAGCGTCTGACGTCTCAGCCCGGACCGAAGTTGATCTCGCGGTATCTTGTATCTCTTTTCCAGTTCGTGCAGTACTTTCGGATGTTCATGAAGTGTGATTCCGGTGAATGAGGCAAGGATTTGTCGGGTGATGTCACTGTCAGTCGGGCCCAGCCCACCTGTGACAAATACCAGGTTCGTTTTGCCGGTTGCAAATTCCAGCGCCTCTTTGATGTCTCCTGGCTGATCATCAACACTCATCGAACCGATACATCGCAGTCCCAGCGGATGCATGGTGCGGGTGAGAAAGTGAGTGTGTCCGTCTGCATAATCACCCTTCAGTAATTCACTTCCGGTGACCACGATCATGTAGCTGGTGGTTGGAGGATCCGCAGACGATGAGGCCGCGTTGCCTGCCGGTGAACAAAGCAGGACCACCGGCAGCAACCGGTACCACAAGCCTGACGGCAACTGTCTGACACTGAATCGACAATTAATATTTCTGCAGATTTGTATCATCTGAGCCTCGCCACTGTTCCAGATCTGAACGCAGTCAGCTTGGCAGTATCAGCGGCCGGTGAGCGACCGTCAAGTACTCGTATCCTGTAATGCAGTTACCCAGTTACGGTCCATGGTTGACACCGACACTCGCGACGAAGAGGATGGATTCGATTCAATTTCCTGAGGGAATCGTTGTTGAATCGGAGAAACAGAACTTCAAGTCATCAGGGTTTATCAACATGGGTGTCACACGACGGGAACTGATTCAGGGTGCTGCGTTGATTGGCGCCGTCGGCATTGGTGGCGAGAATCAGCCGGTAGCTGCGGTGGTAAACGAACAGGTCTGCTCCAGCCAAATTCTGTTGCAAATCTATTTTAAGGTTGATCCGAAACGTTCAGCAGAATTTGAAGAAATGTTTGCTGAGTCGTACGTGCCGGCCCTGAGAAAACAGCAGGGATATCTGAGGTCCGGCCTGTTGCGTCTATTCGCCCCGGACGTTGCCGAGGAGATTCAGGCGGAGCCAACCCAATTCAACTATCAGATGGAATTGGTCTTTGATACCGAAGAAAATCGACGGAAGTGGGTCGCCAGCAAAGAGCATGTGAAGGCATGGCCTCACGCATCCGGGATGGCCCAAGAATTTGCCTGGCGCGGATTCGATGTCGTGGGAGTCGACCGGAGTTCAGAATGAAGCACCGTGGCGCAATCGTATGTCCACTTGGTTTGCCGGATCCCGCGTCCCTGGCCCACTGACAACTTCACAGGTTGAGAAAACATGAATCTGACTCGACGTGGACTTCTGCAGCAGGCCGCTCTTGCGAGTACGGCTGTCGGTGTGAATCCGATCGCAGCAGCTGATGATCAGAACAGACGACCGGCGCGCAGGCCAAGGACGATCTATTTCAACGACGCGCGACATTACTACCTGTACGTTTTTGATCCCCCGATGAGTCTGGCGGATGCGTGGCGTCCGATTGACGAAGTTGCGGGGACTGCTATCGACACGTTCGTGTACGGAGTCGAACGTGGTGACGGGCTGTTTTACCCGTCGAAAGTGGGTATGCGGTTTGGTGAGGACAAACGGCCGTTCGATTTTGCTGCTTACTGGCGTGCCTGGCACAATATGCAGAGTCTGATGGATCAGGGACTCGACCCTTTGAAAGTGCTGATTGATCGTGCACATCAAAAGGATATGGAATTCATCGCCAGCCTGCGTATGAGCAGCTATGGCGGGATCAAGCCTGAGTTCAAGGTGCCTGAGGGCGGCCGCGGGATGGCCCATCAGGAAGTTCGGGACCACCAGCTGGCTGTAATCAGAGAACTGGCGACAGACTACGATGTTGAGGGACTTGAGCTGGATTTTGCAGCGGCGCCAGGCGGTATGCCTCCGATCCTCAGGAACGAAGATGCTTCCGAATTCACTCCCGTCATGACCCGCTACGTTGCTCAGATTGCTGAGATGGTTCGCAGTCGCACTGACCGCAGTCTGCAGCTGGGTGCTCGAGTTTATCCGACGGAAAAAATGAACCTTGCTCAGGGCCTTGATGTTCGTTCGTGGCTCCGGCAGGGGCTGGTCGATTACATAGTTCCGATGTTCTATCTCGACTTTACACTTGATCCGGATATGCCGTTCGACTGGCTGGTTGAGGCTGCACATCAAAAAGATATTTCCGTGTACGGTATGCTTGCTCCTTACGTTGCCAATGAACAAACAGGGTCAGCTGTCCCTGTCCATGCGGGCCCGGAGCATCTGCGGGCAGCCGCTGCAAACTTCCGGAACCGTGATGTCGATGGACTTTACACCTGGTTCATGAAGTGGCCACTGGGAGACGCCGAGCGAAGATCGCTCACGGAACTGGGAGATGCAGATCTGATCACCGAAGCCAACAAACATTACATCCTGCATCGTCGGTCCGCACAGGCCGCCGAATTGGGGTACGACGCTCATTTACCTCTCAAAATCGAATCCGCTGATCCGGGCAAACGCTACACAATCCCGTTTTCGATTGCGGACGACGTCGAACAGTCTGCGGGCCGCATTCGGGGTATCCAGCTCCGCATCAGCATCAAGAATCTGGTGACCGATGATCGACTGAGTATTCGATTGAACGGAAAATCTCTGGCGACGGAAACATGTCGACGCGACTTCAATAATTCTGTTTCGCCCTACGAAGGTCAGCTGCTTGCCTTTGAACTTAACAGTGTGCTGCCACGTGCCGGGGCAAACGTTCTGGACCTCTCACTGGACTCGCGTCCCGATGGGCTTGAAGGCGGTGTGACGATTCAAAGCGTTGAATTGCTTATTGAATACGGTCCATATCCTTCCGCGTTGAATCGGACATCCGGGTAATTCAACTATGGCAACCACTCAACAGGAAGTCGAACACTCCGCAGCGACCGAGATTGATGACGGCTCACTGAGTCGGGACGCCCGAGGTGAGTGGAGGCCGCGCATTCTGGGTAAGGCTCTGCCTTTTAGATGGCCTGTTCAGCCCAGGGAACTGTTCAGGTTCTTCCTTGGTTTTCCCGGGTTTCTCTGGCCGTTTGGAGCTGCGGCGCACTACGGACTGGCGGCGGTGACGTGGCGGTTTCTGCAGCCGGGATCAGCACAGCTCAGTAATTTCAGTCATTTGAGTGTCGGATGGATCCTGCCGATGTATCTGCGCAACCTGGTGATGCTGTTGCTGGTGGCCGGTACGCTGCACATCATCCTGTACTGGCGCCGCCTGCAGGGCACCCGTTTTAAGTACAATTCGCGGTGGCCTGGAACACACAGCAAAATATTTCTGTTTAACAACCAGGTCCGGGACAATATGTTCTGGAGTCTGGCCAGCGGTGCCACCATCTGGACGGTGTACGAAGTTCTCATGCTGTGGGCATACGGCAACGGCTGGCTTTCATTCATCACGCTGTCCGGCAACCCTGTATGGTTCGTGGTGCTGGCCACCATCTTGCCGTTCTGGCAGGACGTGCACTTTTACGTGATCCATCGAATCTCACACTGGAAACCACTCTACGACGCGGCACACTACCTGCACCATCGCAACACCAATGTCGGTCCGTGGTCGGGGTTGTCCATGCACCCGATCGAACACCTCCTCTATTTTAGTCGCTGGGCCATTCTATTCATCGTACCGTCACACCCGATCCACATGTTCTATCTCATGCAGCGTCCGGCACTGAATCCGGCGCTGGGACACACGGGATTTGACCGGATCCTGCTGAAGAAAGATGCAGAAAGCGGGATGTCGGTGGACTCATATTTTCATTATCTGCATCACCGCTATTTTGAATGCAATTACGGTACCATCACGGTACCACTGGATCGCTGGATGGGGTCGCTTCACGACGGCACTCCGGAATCGCTCGAACGGATGCGAAGGAAGCGGCGAATTCCGGCAGAGTAGGTTGCGGTATGTTCTGTTTCGCGATGGAGTTTGAGAAGCGGCAGTCGTTGCAGGACTGCTTATTACTTATTGATCAGGGCCAATCAAAATTTTCCGTCAACGCATTTCCGTCCCCATCGGACGGAGATGATCTGTCCAGCCGATCAATCCTGTTGCTCTTTCGAAACAAAAGGATCAGCTTTCATGCAAGTCACCAGGACGTTTTTTGTGATCCTGAGCACTCTGTCAGTCGTGTTACCGGCTTCCGGCGAAGACACGAACAACGCTGAATTGCTGTCTGGACGGATCGCTCATTCAGATCCGTCAATGTACAGCACCGCTTCCAGCGTTCACGGTGGCGCCGGTAAACTGCATTACCAGGGCCTGTTGTCCCGACCGGCGATGAACACGAATTTCATTTTCCTTGATTGCGGTGTGATTCCTCCGAAGGGCGGAATCGGACATCACTTTCATCACAAGATGGAAGAAATGTATGTGATCCTCGACAACGAGGCGGAGTTCACCATCAACGGTCGTACATCACTGCTGCAGGGGCCTGCGGGAGTTCCGTGCAAGATGGGGCAGTCTCATGCGATCTACAATCCGACTGACAAGCCGGCCGGATGGTTGAACTTTGCCGTTTCATCCGTCAAACGCAATTATGATAACTTTGATTTAAACGATGACCGAGTGGGGGCCTCCCTGGACGAACCCCCGGTGTTTGTCGCGGCGACATTCGACCGCAGTCTCCTGCAGCCGGTTGATCGGTACCATGGAGGTACAGGGACTGTTCACTACCGTCGGGCACTTGCTCCTGCAGTGTTCTCAACTCCCTGGGCGTTTGTCGATCACCTGATCATTCCACCCGAGTCCGGAGTTGGGACTCGTCAGCACGCAAACATCGAAGAGATCTATTACATCGTGCGCGGAGCCGGGAGCATAACGATTGATGGCCGGTCAGCAGCTATCCGCAAAGGTGATGCCTTCTACACCCTGCTCAATGAATCGTACAGCATTACGAATAACAGCACAGGAGATCTGGAGCTGCTGATCGTTGGTGTGGCGATGGACAAGGATCAGCTGCAGCCATAATAACGGTAATCCCTTGACTGGTTTCGAACTCTTGCTGCTACGGCACTCGCGCCGATCGTTCTTCTGCTGATGAGGAACCACATGTCTGTCACGTTTTAAGATTCCCATGTCAATTTCCGGTCCAGGTCTCTGATTCAGACCTGTTCGGGCCTGCTGTCTCAGGAGGCAGATACGGTTCTGTCCGAATGGTTCGCGCTCGAGATCGGAGCCGGACAATCAATATCCATACTGGTAAAACGATTTATGTCCACATCAGCAACGCTTCAGTCCGATGGACTCCCGTTTTGGCTTGATCTGTACCGCCCTGGATATCCCTCGCTTGATCATGATCTTAGCGTGGACATTGTGGTGATTGGTGCCGGTATCAGTGGTCTGAAACTGGCTCGCTGTCTGTCCCGGTACGGTCTTGACGTGGTTGTGATCGAAGCCGGTCGTGTTGGAGACGGTGCTTCATCCCGCAACCAGGGGTGCATCACTTACAATGTGGGCAGCTACGGGGAATTTGCAAAGACTCACTCACGCGAGACGGCACGTGAGTTGTGGCGGCTGGGGATGGAAAGTCATCGTTGTATTACAGAACAAATCCAGGAGTACGAAATCGAGTGTGATTACCAGGTGAATGGTGTGTTCACGTTTTTGCGTCCGGATACACCAGGGTGGCAGGACCAGCTTGAATCGTTCAGGACAGACTGCAGGATGCTTGGTGAGGATGGTTTTGATGCCAAAGTACTGGATGCGGATGAAACACGGGAACGTTCCGGCAGCCCGTTTCCTGTCGCGGCATTTGCCCATCTGGAAGCGGCACAGTTTCACTCGGGTAAATTTGTGACTGGTTTGGCGCGCGGTCTTTCGAATCGGGACAAGGTCCGTATCTTTGAAAATTCTCGTGCTCAGCAGATCCAGCGGTCCGGTGACACCGTGAAAGTGCAGACTGCCGACGGGGTGATCACTGCGGAACGTGTCTTTCTGGCAACCAATGCACTGGTTCCACAATTTATTCCGGGTCTGGAACACGGGCTGCGTGCTGAACGTGGTCAGGTTTTCGTCACTGAGCCGCTTACGGAACGTCCCTGTCAGGGGTGCTGTGGTGGCCAGCTTGCATGGTGGCGCGAAGTTGTAGAGGCTGATGGAAGGTTCCGGCTGCTCTTCGGCGGCGGACGGGGGCGAGACGAGCCGGATAGTCTGTTTCCGCAGTTCACTAAGGACGGTGATCCTCATCCGGTGTTGGAGAAAAAAGGATTCAGCCCGTCAGCCGAACATCAGCGCCGACTTGACACTCAGTTTGCCATCTTCTTCCCGCACCTGGCCGGGGTGCGGATCACACATCGCTGGGGCGGGCTGCAGTCCTTTACCTGCGATGATCTTCCGATGATCGGAGAGTTCGATCCTTCGCGCCGAGTGCACGGCATCGCAGGGCTCTCCGGCAAAGGAAACTGTTTTGCGGACGTCGGTGCTGAGTACCTGGCGGGCAGGGCGGCGGGCGTTGAGAGTGACATAGAGGTCCGGTACGGGGCGCTTATGGAAAAAATGCTCAGGCCAGGTCGGGATGGAGCTAACTGGGACTCGTGGGAGACGACCCACCGAATTTGAAATGGTCTGTGTCTCGGCGCTTTCAGATTTTATCACGGGAGTTGAGTCGCCGAGACAGTCATGTTTCGTTTCACAGGACATATTCCACTGCGACTTGTATCCGGAAATCGTTATTGGGAACCGTACCAGGTCATTGAATTGTTCACGTTGTCCTCCAGATGATTAAAAGCACCCTGTTTTAATTTGTTTTCAGTCGCAACTCAGTAGGCCTTCGACGTTCTCCACCCCTGCCGGCCGTCTCTTTCGACAACGATTACAATGACTCGTCGAGATCCTCGGGGTGGTCATGAAATTTTAAATGAGCACCATTCAGCAGGTGTCATTTATTTGGTGCCGTTGTCATGCAGACAGAAAAGAAACAAACCCTGGCAGTGAGTGCCGGCGTACACGCGACCCAGGACGGACTGACATCTACGGTCTATGTGCTGCTGCCCATACTGGCGCAGTCTCTAAGCCTGGGTTACGCTCAGGTGGGAATCGTGCGGGCGGTCTATAGCGGCATAATGTGGGTGTTTGAAATTCCGGCCGGGATCTTGGCGGAACGCTTTGGAGAACGGCGACTTTTGGTATTTGGTTTGATGACGGCAGGTCTGGGTTACGGAATACTGTCGACTGCCAATACTGTCTATGGTGTGCTGTTTGCATTGTTGATCGCCGGTACAGGCGCTGCATTTCAACACTCTTTGAGCTCCTCGCTGATCAGTCGGGTCTTCGACGGGACCCGTCGGCGTGTGGCGTTGGGTACTTATAACGCGAGCGGTGATGCCGGCAAGTTGTTGTTTACTGGTGTTGCCAGTCTGTTGTTCGGTGTCGGCATTGCCTGGCAGGTGGTTGTGGGCGGTTACGGGATTCTGGCACTGCTTGCCTCGGTCGGACTGTGGTTGGTTCTGCGACGACGTTTCAAAGGTGCAGAATCGGTTCAGCCTGGGGACTCAGCTACCACTGCCGGCTGGGGGATTACTGACCGTTCAGGATTTCGTTGGCTGGCCGCAATCGTGTTTTTCGACATTGCCGTGCAGGACGGATTTTTAGTGTTTGTTGCGTTTCTGATGGTCGAGAAAAACATGCCTGCCGGTCTGGCTGCTTTTGCAGTTGTGGCAACGCTCGCAGGCGGAGTCATCGGAAAATATATCTGTGGTCATCTGTCTGCGCGCTTCGGAGTCGTTCGTTCTGTGGTTCTGGTGGAGGCATGTACTGCTGCCGGGATTGTGGGTGTCATCCTGTTGCCTCCGGTGGCCGCGTTCGTTTTGCTGCCCGTGGTAGGGGTTGTGTTACAGGGGTCATCGACGATTACCTATGGTTCGGTGAGCCAGTTTGTGGATGAAACTCGTCAGTCGCGCGGGTTTGCCGTGATCTACAGCATGGCGAATGCGGCGTCTGTCGCCGGTCCGGTGGGGTTTGGCATGATCAGTGATTTCTTCAGTGTGGGCGCAGCAGTGGGGATCATGGCGATAGTGACTTTGCTGCCGCTGGGAATGTGCGGCCGATTACAGGCTGGTCTGAACCGAGTTGCCACGAAGGGACGACCGTAGTGAACAGACCATTGGAGCTCAAAATAACCTCAATATGGTTCACTGATTTTGACCCAGGTGCAAGGTCCTGCGTGCCACGGTTTGCCGCAGATTCCCTGTAGGACGGTACAGGGACAGTGAGCAGTTTTCTCAACAACCGACAGACGTTTATCCGGGTGCTGTTACCCTCAGAGCATCTCTGCTCGGCAGATCATCCGGTTTTCCCCATCAACCCTGCTGTGAAACATGATGATTTGCCATCGGGGGGTGGACTCACAGGGCTGGGTTGATCTGTCTGCCGGTCGCAACGTCCGTCGCCATGGCTGCGAAAAGATACTACCTGCCGGTTTTATTGAGTGCATTCCACTGCGATTTCCCTCAGGTAGGCAGTGTTGGCGCCGTCAGGTGAGGTAAATATCGCACGATACTGTAACCAGCGATGTTCAGCCGGAATACCGACCAATGCCGCCGGAGATTCCCGATAGAACGATTTTGGCCCGGTGGGGCCGTGCCAGTCAGTTGCCGTCAGCATGTTTTTCTGTGAAGCGCTGCGAACCTGAAATGTTATCGCCGTTCCGTGATTCGTTTCCGCATTCCAGTGGAATCGTGCGAACAACGTGTTCTGTGGTGCATCGACCGGTTCGAATATGTACTCCCATCGTTGTTTGCGGTCGTAGATGTTGCCGGCATCGACCATCGCGTCGAGATGGACGCCAACGGTGGGCAGATTGGTGCGACGCCCACCTGCAAAACCCTGCTGGCCGCCCCAAAAGATGTCGGTGCCCCCCAATCCGTGATCGAAATTTTTCTGATGGTTGGAAACAATCAGTTCCGGCCAGCCGTCTCGATTCAGATCCAGTGCATCAATTGCTGCGCCGGATGCTGCCGAGAGCAGGGTCCGCCGTTTTGCATTGTAGTTACGGCTGCCGTCGCCCCAGTACAGGAATGTGGGAATCCTGCGGTTCGTATTGGATTTGTAGTTGCTCATGGCGATATCCAGATGACCGTCTCGGTTGAAATCGGCGATGCTGGCATCGAGCGCCGCGTATCCTTCCAGTTCGGTCGGAGGATTGACTGCAAATCCCTGTGGGCTGCCCCAGTAAATGAACGTTGGGGTATTGACCGTATAGCGAGTGGTGTCCGCACCGCTGGTGAATACCAGATCGAGCCAGCCGTCACGATCCAGATCAGCGCTCACTGCATGTGGCGAGCCGCTGGCCGGCAGGCGTTCACTGTTTTCGCGTTGATATCCCTTCTGACTCCCGTACCAGATTTCCGAAGTCTCCGAATTTCCCAGTGGAAAGATCAGATCCAGGTGTCCGTCACGGTTCAGGTCGGCAATTGAGTTGGCTTCGGTCCCCGGGGCTGACAACTCAAATTCGTACGTCCTGGCTCCGTCAAATCGTTTTTCGTTACCCCACAGAATAACGGTGCGGGCGTTTGTCTTTTCTGCGTCTCGGAAGGATCCTGGTACCGTGTAAACGATGTCGAGCCAGCCGTCACGGTTCAGGTCGGCCACACTGCTGCTCATGGGATTTCTGACCGGTAACTCCGTTTGACTGCGTGCGCTGAAACCAGCGGGAGAACCCCACATGATATTTGCGTGCATGGATCGATCGCTGAGAAACAGCAGATCGGGAAACCCGTCGTCATCCAGATCGGCGACGCTGTACTCCATGTGAGGATTTGCCTCGAGGATCGTGGCCGAAGCACTGGAATAATGGTGGCCTGAGTTGCCCCAAAAAATGACGGCCGGTCGAGTTGTGTTGTTTCCGCTGAGATGACTGACCAGCAAAACATCGGTCCGGCCGTCACGATTTAAATCTGCAACGCCACTGCCAATT from Fuerstiella sp. encodes:
- a CDS encoding molybdopterin-binding protein, with amino-acid sequence MIQICRNINCRFSVRQLPSGLWYRLLPVVLLCSPAGNAASSSADPPTTSYMIVVTGSELLKGDYADGHTHFLTRTMHPLGLRCIGSMSVDDQPGDIKEALEFATGKTNLVFVTGGLGPTDSDITRQILASFTGITLHEHPKVLHELEKRYKIPRDQLRSGLRRQTLVPTSGTYLNNAKGTAVGLVFESADSLIVALPGPPRELQPMVRNELLKYLGQRFDLRPAGCSLTLRFVGIGQSTIQQTLNDQVPLPPNTVPSSQFRNGRVDFTFSLPEDTPRHRDQLRQLKQKIIRHLGDYIYATDGSSLEDHVVKLLESRRQTLTIAEVGTGGGLISQVSSASNAENVLLGAFVAPTEDKLRVLLDESRDQPVEQTSDAEAAEQLASAAARFTHSHWSCAIGKIQREATGAIFVHVAVRTPDAQLKSQRVRLRAGDKRHSRLVTQLLNQLRQQLNGRNP
- a CDS encoding sterol desaturase family protein, with the protein product MATTQQEVEHSAATEIDDGSLSRDARGEWRPRILGKALPFRWPVQPRELFRFFLGFPGFLWPFGAAAHYGLAAVTWRFLQPGSAQLSNFSHLSVGWILPMYLRNLVMLLLVAGTLHIILYWRRLQGTRFKYNSRWPGTHSKIFLFNNQVRDNMFWSLASGATIWTVYEVLMLWAYGNGWLSFITLSGNPVWFVVLATILPFWQDVHFYVIHRISHWKPLYDAAHYLHHRNTNVGPWSGLSMHPIEHLLYFSRWAILFIVPSHPIHMFYLMQRPALNPALGHTGFDRILLKKDAESGMSVDSYFHYLHHRYFECNYGTITVPLDRWMGSLHDGTPESLERMRRKRRIPAE
- a CDS encoding cupin domain-containing protein; this translates as MQVTRTFFVILSTLSVVLPASGEDTNNAELLSGRIAHSDPSMYSTASSVHGGAGKLHYQGLLSRPAMNTNFIFLDCGVIPPKGGIGHHFHHKMEEMYVILDNEAEFTINGRTSLLQGPAGVPCKMGQSHAIYNPTDKPAGWLNFAVSSVKRNYDNFDLNDDRVGASLDEPPVFVAATFDRSLLQPVDRYHGGTGTVHYRRALAPAVFSTPWAFVDHLIIPPESGVGTRQHANIEEIYYIVRGAGSITIDGRSAAIRKGDAFYTLLNESYSITNNSTGDLELLIVGVAMDKDQLQP
- a CDS encoding FAD-binding oxidoreductase, coding for MSTSATLQSDGLPFWLDLYRPGYPSLDHDLSVDIVVIGAGISGLKLARCLSRYGLDVVVIEAGRVGDGASSRNQGCITYNVGSYGEFAKTHSRETARELWRLGMESHRCITEQIQEYEIECDYQVNGVFTFLRPDTPGWQDQLESFRTDCRMLGEDGFDAKVLDADETRERSGSPFPVAAFAHLEAAQFHSGKFVTGLARGLSNRDKVRIFENSRAQQIQRSGDTVKVQTADGVITAERVFLATNALVPQFIPGLEHGLRAERGQVFVTEPLTERPCQGCCGGQLAWWREVVEADGRFRLLFGGGRGRDEPDSLFPQFTKDGDPHPVLEKKGFSPSAEHQRRLDTQFAIFFPHLAGVRITHRWGGLQSFTCDDLPMIGEFDPSRRVHGIAGLSGKGNCFADVGAEYLAGRAAGVESDIEVRYGALMEKMLRPGRDGANWDSWETTHRI
- a CDS encoding MFS transporter; translated protein: MQTEKKQTLAVSAGVHATQDGLTSTVYVLLPILAQSLSLGYAQVGIVRAVYSGIMWVFEIPAGILAERFGERRLLVFGLMTAGLGYGILSTANTVYGVLFALLIAGTGAAFQHSLSSSLISRVFDGTRRRVALGTYNASGDAGKLLFTGVASLLFGVGIAWQVVVGGYGILALLASVGLWLVLRRRFKGAESVQPGDSATTAGWGITDRSGFRWLAAIVFFDIAVQDGFLVFVAFLMVEKNMPAGLAAFAVVATLAGGVIGKYICGHLSARFGVVRSVVLVEACTAAGIVGVILLPPVAAFVLLPVVGVVLQGSSTITYGSVSQFVDETRQSRGFAVIYSMANAASVAGPVGFGMISDFFSVGAAVGIMAIVTLLPLGMCGRLQAGLNRVATKGRP
- a CDS encoding VCBS repeat-containing protein encodes the protein MPQSDMAKAQTSLITTAMMILQFVTVAVAGDPVFLRRSGFEQLREGAAADGGQNLYVSRQGRVQTINRLDFNLDGEIDLLFTQDHDSVYTPDSLIYWGSTDGFRSLLPEMWRMRAPFSLLTWLDQTRSAITRLPTMGGGRAKITDLNGDGHPDIVFANFMHNYRPDQNSQIYWGSDSGFSPMNRTELPSFLASGVAVGDLNGDGLPEVVLSNRGDERGESWGYHLHLESWIYWGSADGFHPTRRTSVPTISAADVAMGDFNGDTAPDLAFVNFNREEQSAYVYFNDGNGDFDVAHRQILNREALRLTTFGQDRFGQNRGMQTLVATQLNGDHFADLVIGGTEKAVVYYGQAEGLNVEQCLELPADNCKGIATADLNRDGRPEIVLANEGPGFVRGRRQPGSDSTIFWASEQGFDETKRTDLPTLGSATVQVADLNGDETPDILFGNSRDAERNDVPSYIYWGSPDGYASWRRQELTGFGTIGSGVADLNRDGRTDVLLVSHLSGNNTTRPAVIFWGNSGHHYSSASATILEANPHMEYSVADLDDDGFPDLLFLSDRSMHANIMWGSPAGFSARSQTELPVRNPMSSSVADLNRDGWLDIVYTVPGSFRDAEKTNARTVILWGNEKRFDGARTYEFELSAPGTEANSIADLNRDGHLDLIFPLGNSETSEIWYGSQKGYQRENSERLPASGSPHAVSADLDRDGWLDLVFTSGADTTRYTVNTPTFIYWGSPQGFAVNPPTELEGYAALDASIADFNRDGHLDIAMSNYKSNTNRRIPTFLYWGDGSRNYNAKRRTLLSAASGAAIDALDLNRDGWPELIVSNHQKNFDHGLGGTDIFWGGQQGFAGGRRTNLPTVGVHLDAMVDAGNIYDRKQRWEYIFEPVDAPQNTLFARFHWNAETNHGTAITFQVRSASQKNMLTATDWHGPTGPKSFYRESPAALVGIPAEHRWLQYRAIFTSPDGANTAYLREIAVECTQ